The Vitis vinifera cultivar Pinot Noir 40024 chromosome 7, ASM3070453v1 genomic interval CAGGAATCCGGCACAGGGCCTAGATTTCCCATTGGCATAGTATGGTGTAGAGGATGCGGAGGCTCGGGTGGTAACATGGATGATGGCTGTTGCTGTGTTAACGGCCGTGTTGGCCTTGGCAGCATTTGTGGCACTGAGTATGAAATCGGCCCTCTCTCCGGTGCATTCATTACAACAGATCCGGGTTTATGGTTGCTTAAGGTTTCAACTCTCACTGAAGGTGCTGCGGCTGCCAATAGGCGTGGCAAGGGAATGCCACCAGCAGGGAAATTGTTCATGTTGAGGACTATTTCCGGGGTGGTTGACTGCAAAACCGAAGAGTTGGGAGGAGGGTTCTGGTGTAGAGAGGGGACTGTTGAAGGCAGTCGCTTTTCAGGTAAGACAGAAGTTGTTTGAGGGAGTGAAAATGATGGCAGCATTGCCGAGGGAGGCGGCTGTTGGGACAATGGTGGGAAATTTGCTGGTTGTTGAGGCGGTGGGATGACAGCCGGAGTTTGGGGCGGCAGAACCAAGTTGGTGGCGGGAAGCTGCCTTTGGGGTGGAGGCCCGGTGATATCGATGTTGGCCATTGAAACTTGTCGTGCAGGTCCGGTGAAATCAACTCCTGGTGAAGATGCATACATATCTCTGCTGTTCACCGTTAAACCTTGCCGCGAAAAAGGGTTCTTGGCAAATTCTGGTCTCCATCCACTCTGTAAACAAAACcccaagaaaattttcattaataaataattattattgatccatattaacataaaaaaaaaattaaaattttcaaattcggTTATTCATCATCCCCTCGTCCTTCACCACCATTTATATTTTCCAATGAGATGATTGAAAggtaattaaaaatgaaagcaaagatGGTCAGTGATCAGCATCAGTCTTGATAACTGTTTCAATGGCACCGCGTATACGCCATTCAAGCTTTAACACAATTCCAGTGACCGGAAATTAACAAAAGCCTCGAAAAATCCCAGTGACCGGAATTTACTGAAACCCATATTTTTCTCTGCAAGTTAGTGGTGGGTTTTGGGCATGGAGAAGAAAAAAGTGGGACCCACAGTCTAAACCCATCATGGAACCTTCACCATTCCAAGTTCTTCAATGGCAGACATTTCCCATTTCCAAAATCACAGTGGTGGTTACCAACAACTCATGAAGAAGAGACCAAAAGACTTGTTAAACAGTTCCATGATGGGCCAAGATTTTCAGGCTTTACCACTTCAGTCGATTTTCACacgaaaattttgaaaaggatGGAGAATGAGAATTTGATTCCAAGAAAAAAGAGAATTGTATATAATATCTGACAAGTGTTGCAGTGTGAGCATTAAGTCACGCACCGGTACAGGTACAGGATTGCTTGATGGAGTGGGCGATGGAAGGGAAACCTCAACCTTCTCCTCCGCCTTTCTACCCAACCCATTCAAAGTACCCAGGGAGCCAACCCCATTTGCCTTGATCATGTCCAACAGCCTCACTGTATCCTCACTTGATAGGCTACCAGCTTGGCCATTCATCAAGGCAAATACTAGTTCAGGGTTCTTGAGCAGCACACTTAGCAACTCAAAGTCTGGTAGAGCTGCAGAACTAATATTACTGCTACTTGCGTTGCCAGCATGTGATGAAGAGCTGGGCTCTGGAGCAACAACAGCAACTGCAATTTTTTCAGTCTCACCCGGGCCAACCACAGGCTCGGGGGGAATCGGTGACTCAGCAGCAGAATCAGCATCAGGGGGCTGCTCAATTGGGATTACAGGAGTCAAGGAGTCATCATAATCCATCTCAAGGTCCCAGGGCTCCTTGGGATTGGGTGGAATATCTTGGAGGGCCTCATACACAGTTTCCTTCTCCCGGCGGATTCTGTTTTTCTGAACTTCCACCTCCTTACTACTTTCTCCCGTGCCCACCCTCCAGGCAGGATTGAATCTTATTTCTGCAGAAACGACAAGGGTAGGAAAAGGCTCAAATTGCAGACAACATCAAGTAACTTCATCCACAACAAAAAGAACTGCCACAAGAAATCAGGAGAGGGAAAGAAACAGCAAAGTAAAGACAGATAGAGCTTTTTGCTTTCACATATATACATGTTCCTGGGTTCTGGATGGTTAGTTTATTACAGTTATTCACAACTGAAAAAACAATTTGGATATGCCTTCCTCCTACTTTCCCCCATAGTAGGATTCCGAGGGCTAATATCTCCATCACAATATACAGAGCCCAGTTGGtaaatttggtaattttttaaattgaaaccAACAAGGTTGGGTCCTctcatttatcaaaataacaataatacacaagaaataacaaataataattttcaaaaaagccCAAAAACAATCAACACTCCGGACATAGTGGGCAGTAATCTGATGCCCGTGTGCCACGTTGTGAATGAAAATATTCAATAGAAGTCTTTTGAGTTGGTCATCCTGAATTCAgtcacaaattttttatttaaaaaagaaattttcatttaaaaaacaataaataaatatatagagaGAGGTCCAATCCATAttcaaatatacaaaatttaaaaaaataaaaaaaataagtccCTTTACTTTCGCGTATTTTCTTtatccaattttctttttctctgatAGAAGATTTCCAATCTATAAGGCTATATCCATCTGATCAAATCATTCTTGAAATTTGACATCTAACAGAAGTCTAGAATGCTAAGATCTCTAAGACAATACAGTTCTGAACTCCCACAAAACCACAGAACTCTTGCATTTCAGCATTCCATAAAACTTTAAAACTTTGAAGTCTTTACTTCTCAGCAAGTTTCACCAATGTCCATCTAAATTATAAGACTTTAAAGTCTATCCAAATTATAAGACTATAAAACTTTGACGTCTTTCACTTCTCGCAAGTTTCACCAACGTCTATCCAAATTATAAGACCACAAACGTCTATCCAAATTATAAGACCACAAAACTTTGACATCTTTCACTTGTCACAAGTTTCACCAACGTCTATCCAAATTATGAGACTTTTCCATCTCATAAAACTCTACAACTTTATCAGATGTgaaaaacttcataaatttAATGAGACAATAGGCTTTGCAAAGTTTTATGAGCAGTGGAATTTGTAAGAAATTCCccaaaaatattacaatattataGTAGCCACAATGCCAGCGTTCCATCTGCTCCCCTCCAGCATAAAGAGAAGAAATTCTCAACTTTCTCCACATCAATCTCCTAATGGTTAGATATCAAACTCTATTTTTAAAGACCATCACTCACTTCTACATGATTTTAAAAGACAAAATGGAATGATTCTCGTGGCATAAAAACACCCTCTTTaactcctttctttctttcttttttcttttctttttttctttttttttttttttttttgtgcctcCAAGTTAATGGGCATTCTTTAAAAACTGCCAAGGATTCTATTTCAGCCAAGGCAACCCTTTGATGTAGCTTTGACCCATATCACCAGAATTCTGAGAACAGATCGCTTGGTGAATATTACATGGTTCAGGAGCATCACAATCCCTACCTCAACTGCAGGGTATGGATAAATATTCATGTAGAATTCCAATGGAAGAATGCTGAAAGTTTAAGAACCACATTCAATAATATGATATCTTTTGCATGAAACTCCGAGAAGTATATGATCTTATAATCTGAAAATTCCTTATTTTAGAGTATTGGCTTGATCTGATGAAATGAGATACTATCTACCACATTACCATGGGGCCCAATTATAGAATGCAGTCTGAAAAGTCTTTAGATCTGATAGTTTGCtaattattatgataaaaagGGTTTCAGAAATCCTGGTATCGTGGCCCAAGCAATCATAGTATCCCGATTCCAAAAAAAGCCAAAAGACACATTTGTATGTTATTAATTGTTCTGGACAATTGTCgtgtgaaaaaataatttgtaactGAACCATTGCTAACTCTTTCCAGGAGAAAAGGAGTTCAATGAGTCATTTCAATACTATTCaccaaaataatgggaaaaggacaagaaaggaaaagaaaagaaatttcagCTTCTCAGTTTTCTGGGAAGCAATTGAATCTGCCTCCATGTATATGTTGCCAAGTATGCAAAGGTTTTCCctctttttcattaaatttcaaaaagtttcttaaaatggtattttaatttctatcatttttctacACTGAAATGTGTTCAAAAACAGCAAGGAAACCAATCAACAAGCACTAAAAACAAATGTACCTGGTGGTGCCTGCCATGGGATCTGAACCTTCTTGCACTTCTCAAATAAAGTTTCCATTAGCTCCAACTTTGGCTGTGGCGAGGCTTCCACTTTATTAGAAGCTCTGGGAGGAAGTGTCACAGGTTTCTTGTTTTCCTCAATTTTAGGCCGACCATGAGCTTTGGACACTGAAAGTAAAGTACTTGTTTGTGAAGAGGAAGATTTGCTACTAGGGCCTTCACTATTTGCTTCATGCTTGTCCTTAGAAGATGAACCTATTTTTCCATATTTGCTCTGCATGAATTGCGCACGCATTTTTGCTTTCTGTATATCATCAGCTGACATGGGGCGGCCATGACTCACAGGGACTGCTCTTCCAGGCTGCAGGATCCTGCCTGCTGTTTTTTGGCCTGGCTGTTCTACTAGCTGAACCTTTCTGCGTTCTCTGGTTTCTGTAGCTAGCTAAGGCAATGAATTCCAAATTCTTCCATACACATAACAGAGAATGAAGAGTTGCATATGCATCATTCAGAAATCTATTAAACTATCTAGACATAAGAGCAGAGTGAAACTGCAGAATTTCTAAGAGATATACAAGTCCAGTTGGAACTGGGAATCTTAGAGAACtaggaatttaaaattttcacatgTATTCTTAAgcatcaaatttaaaataaattaaaaaaatgctaTGTTTCATAAGGGACCTTTCAATTCCACTGGAAATAACATTTCCAAATTTCACCCTTCAGACCTGGTAAAGAATTGGGATAGGGATGTAGGAGATCCCAGGTTTGAATCCTggcaaggaagaaaaaaaaattgttgccAATCAAAAACttggaaaaagggaaaaaaaaggtaaaaaaaatattaccaaaTTTGCTGAATTATCCTAGTAGTCAGCTGTAGGACTTAGAACTTTCATTGAAAATTGCCTAATTACCCCTAGTAATCAGAATTATGACCTAGATGTCACAACTTGCTCCAAATGACCCTCCCTTAAGCTTATATAGGGAGTAGGAAGCTTTTGGAAGCTTCTAGAACCCCCTGAAGCAATCTACGTTTAACTACTAGTGAAAAAGTGCAGAAGCTTCTAGAGGAGcttagagatgtccacacatctctacataAGAATGGAAGGCAGAGGAAGAGTGTGGGGCATTCTAGAGAATTCCAGAGTACTCTTTTACATATGATGTATATAGCCTTTGTATATAGAATTCTAGGATAGAGTGAAACCTTTGTGGATTCCAAATAGTTCTACAGGTGCCTATATATAGGAGgtggcctcatttggccaaggcaccaaacAAGTTGAGAGCTTCTAGCCTTGTAAAGCATTTTTTTTGCAATACAAAACTTTCTTTCTTAAGTGTTGCCTATGTTGTGCATTCCAACTTCTAAGTCATGTGCATTACTTAGCCTACGTTGATTCTCTCACGAAAGTTTTTAATAATatcttgattttttaaaaagaataaaaaaacttgcTCAAGTTCAAAGCATTCTCAATCATTTCCCATGTCAACCACGATGGAGATCACAACATTGTGATCAAAAGTGAACTTAAAATAGTTAGAAcatttttacttcttttatatatctttttttatatgcattaggacatttttattaaaattcaaCAGCCTTTAACACATCATGATTTTGAATTAGTTCAAAAATCACACAATAGGTTTAAGACAACCACTAGAGAGAAGTCCAAATCAAGCTCCATATGAATTCATTGGCAATGATGCACAGTTAGGTTGTATAACAAAACGAAATTTTGAAAGATGTGGTGGGAATCTGAATGATAAAGCTTTGAACAAAAGCAGGGGAACCTTGTAAGTTGCTTATCCTCATATTCATCTTCTTTCTAGAATCAAAATGCTACTACAAATAACATTTGCCTTAACTGCTCTCTTAGAATTATATGTAATCATTAACTTCTTTAACAGATTCAAAGTTGGGGACCTCTTGAATATAATCGATTGTCCAGGAGCTTACTTTCTCATTTACTTATACAAATTTCTACTGATTTGGTCAATTGCTAATGTGATGAGGACTTCAAAAGCAGTCCCCCAAAATTGAAGAGCTAACATGAACAAAACCTCATAAAAAGCATGAGGTCATGACATGTGACAAGCCGACAAAAGCAAAACTTGACTTCCCTTCAAGAACAGCCATAGTGGAATTCCATTCATTCAAGTCATGGACATAGATGTAAACAAACTGGTCtatcaaaataaagaataagaaGATGTCAACAAACTGACATGTCTTTGTTTCGCCAACTAATTCCTTTACttaaaaattatcttaatattagaaattatactTGACAAGAAACTGTTAATTATTTCTCATGATATTTGCCTCCTTCAGTCCATATCAGGATAATTAGAGTATCATATATTCTCATCTTCTTTTGATTCAATCCTTTGTGGTTAGAATGATAAAACAAGGAGAAGAGAACTTTCTGGGCTTGAGTTAGTTCCAAACATGGTTATTTGGGATGCTCAAGCTTGTTCTTTTCTCATCCTCCACAATGCCAACATACACATACACTCCGACCATTAGATTTCGAGGCACCAACTTCCCTCAGGATGGAAGGTGTTTATTGGTCAACATTCCAGGATAAAACACAGCAtttttgaattagaaaaataatatcatgaCCACTTGTAAACACCACATCCAGCAATAGCATTGTCCATCACTTTTGTTTGTAATGGATTTGCCAAAGGAGTGTCTCTTCATTTATTTGCTCAAAACTGGTTAGCATATTCTTAAAGTAACATATTCTGGGTAGTGGAGCAGCAATGTTCAGAATAAAACTAAATAGCGCATTTTTTCCCTTAGATATAGATAACAACCGCATATAAGTAACGCAATGCCTCTTTAAAGCTTTGTTCCATCCACACCTTTCCTATACAAGGAAACATACTAGCAACTATTTTTCCACATTCACCCTTGAGATTTCTTAGATGTGGGCAAGGAATGAATTAGAAAAATACCAACAAAAAGGAGCAAGAAAACAGCCACTGCAATACTCAACATTCAAAATAATCAGTTTGTACAAAGTAACCAGGGAGAATCTGACGACAGTAACAGTACATGAAAGGTAACAATCAAAAACATTATAGACTACTAATAGAGTTAATGCTGAATCTTTCCAATGAAATTAAGGATAAATAACTGTTTCAAAGGATTAGGGTCCAAATGATTCAACTTGAGACTTCTGACGGCAACATCCTCTATATGACATTTCATAACGCTGATAGCAAGGTCATTACATAATCATCATAATCAATTACCTTGCATTTGAAGAAACTTTTTAGTTGGCAAGAACAAACATTACTTTTCAACCTCCTACAAGGAATTGGAATCTTATCACTCCAATATCAGTTTTCCCCATCACACTCTtttctaccaaaaaaaaaagaaagatgctTTATTCATAAGGAACAAAAAATCTCCTTGTGAATTTCAGAACCAAGAAGTCCTGAGACAGTTTGTAGCCACTAGACGGCTAGTCTAGACTACAGAAGAGCAGCATGTTTTAGTTACAGTTTTATCTAAGGTCCCTACCCATAAGTCTAAATCTTCAAACAGGTAGAGGAAAACTAGCACATAACTTCCctaattttttgtctttttatttttttctactgGTCATGGATCTGTTAATGGCAGAAACTAACTTGTATCTTGTCACAGTGGTTTCCTCTAGATTTTCATGCTCTCGACCTCTTATTAGCCATAAATTGCATCTTATTGGGATGATATTTTTGTTCAGTTCATCTAATAAGGTTTCAATGAGTGGTAACAACTCAAGTAAAATTTGCCACCTCTTTTTATTATAAGGCTTGTAAGCTATAATTTCCTTGTTTTCAAAAATGTATgcatttatatatgtatatattttgaaGGATACGGGATGAAGATACACCTCGAATGCTTTTCCTATTTGTATCTTCTGCAGATGATGGGAGTAATTTCAGTGCCTGCAGAGGCTCCAATTtcctggaaaagaaaatgatactTACTATCTCCATAACAGCAATAGAAAGATTTCCAATTAAACTGAATATTGACTGACAAAAAAACATACACACCTGACAGTTTCTGAATTTTCACAAAAGGGAGCAAGAGCCTGTCCCTGTACAGCAGAAGAGAGAAGATTAAGAAACACAGCACTGACATATATACATGCTTCCAACATGAATCATTGATTTTCTGAGACACTTACAGGAATATTAATTTCGGACTTCCATGACTCATCACCCATAATTTCACCAATACTGCAGATGATTAGGTGAAATAATGAGAAACTTATTAACaggaagaaagagagaggaaaaaaaaaattgcaggtAGAGGAGATAAAGATATAAGCCTGCCTCTGCTTCATGATTATCTCTCTTTGTGCATCACTGCTCAATTTTGCACTATTAGATGTCTTGATAGGTTGGATTCTGGCAAGCATTTTGCTCCATCTTGATAGCAGAACCCTTGCCCTGTTTGATATGTCTGATTTTCAAATCAGataaataagtttcaaaaatatcCCGGAGGCATAAAAGCAGCTAAAGCAAAAAGATCTTTTAGTTTTCATGAAAACCCCCACAATTCACCAAACAAGCAGCAattatgaaagaaataaaaaatgatacaaatatCCTTAAACCATGCTTTCATAAATCTACCTTTTTCCAACCAAAGTTATCTCAAGTAAACCAATGTAAACATGTGTGTGAATATTTTTCTTCCTCACTTCTCTAGTGTACCCTCAAATATTGAGGAGAATACATTtgatagcaaaaaaaaaaaaatgagactttGTTTCTATCTTCAAAAAGTAAAGTAAAGATCATATAGAAAAAATGATCCATAACAAgctggttaaaaaaaaaaaaaaatcctaaaaataggttattattttcttaaaacatgAGCATTAACATTTTAAACACATTCATTGTTTTCATTCACAAACAAGGCCCTTAAATTCCAAAGCATCTCCCCGTATTCTAATCCCTTGTTTACCCATGCTCTAGTTTCAATGACCAGAGCCACAGTGCCAGCAAACAGCATACCATCATCCTCGATGTCTCATCAGTTCAACAATGAAGTACATTCATCGGTATCAAAAATAGAGTTCACGCATCACTATGTCATCATCTTTACAAAGGTTCTCCATACCGTATACCAagcattatttttttacttacaGCTTTGCATATGACCAAAATGCCAAAATCTCCAATCAGGTAATAAATAAACGATACTCAAAAGAATCAAGAAAAGTGGACCCTCAAGTAATCTTGTGTTCAATGATTCAACCATATAGAAGAGAGGCACAGGAAACACAGAAGATGATAAGTATCTGCAGCAAAAACACACCTGATGTCCTGTAAAAACGAAGTCTATTAACACTATGCAGTATGGCTGACATATGTACTGGGAGAGCTTTATGTAGTGGTAGGTGACAAAGAACCTGCACAATGACTAATCAACCATCAAAATCCAGTGCAAGTTTATAAGGTAAAGCATGCAGTTAATCAACATTGCAAAATAACTATATGCCTTAAGTATGACAAGAAGAACGCTAGTTTGCTCTTCGTTAGCGGCTTGACTCAACCATGTTGCTAAAATCATCATTCCACCTTTACTTAAAAACCTGCAAGCATATAAGAGAGTAGTTGTGTCAGGGAAGAGGCCCCGTGATATTACATAATCCCATGCTCATGACAGTGATAAAATGAGTACCAATTTAATACAGAAGAGTTTTGCATCTGCAAAATCCACTCCATCAGTTCCACTTGCCCAGAAAATGTTTCTTCTTTCCGCATCAAAGTAAAGATATTCTCCAGGAAATACCTCTCTGAGTCATCTAACCCATGTAAAGCTTCAGCCTGTGTTGAGCAAGAAGGTACTTCTTCAGCACTGCTAGGGCCTATGGAGTTTAGGGGAGCCTGATCAATAGGTATCATGGGATCAGAGGGTATTAGGACCCCATCCTGGAGTTCTTTGCATACATCAGACCTAACAGATTTTTCCCTGGACAACCGGACAACCTTCCTGACCCTTGAGCGTTGACCAGCAAAAAATTCCCGAACCTTAAATAAATAGAACACCAAAATTTAATCAGTCACTAGCTTACAAAGATAGACTCTTGAAATTCCTAGTTCACAAAGTAACTCTATCATGGGGATACCAAATTCCATCCACACAAGAGAGAGCACTGCCTTTCCCACTTTTTACCAAGAAAGATAGTAAAGACAATAAGTAGGAGTAAAATAAACCTGTGTGACTGTAACACCAAAAAGAGCACTGATTTCACGTGATTCCTTCTTGCTAATTGCATCTTTAATGGAGAAAACTGCTTGCATATACTTTACAGCCTTAGGGTTTAACAAATCCCTTGGTCTTTTTCCTGAAATGTGAAGAACACAATTATAAGGTGACCGcaacaaaattcaaaacttaCAATTCAACCCTGGTTCTCATAATTTGtctgattttagaaaatgggGGGAAAAAATATTCACAGAGGATAGAATATTAACAATATCTATGACATGTTTGGAGAACTTGACTTGTATTACAGTTGGCTGAATAAATTAGACAACACCACTTGAATCTTGAGAGTTGGCTAGATAAGTTTGGTATCCCCACAAATTGATGGTCTAGGGTTTGATTATATATGCATACATCTAAACCAACATATACCCACCTGTATAGGTACAGATAGATTAATTATGAGAATAAAAGATCAAggattaataagaaaataaattaatgttgtcTTTAGATGTCCAGTGGAAATTGAATTAGCTCGTACAATTTTATACACAATCTAAAGTCACGAAACCATAGGTCCGGAATGAATAAATAGCATTCAATTTTTAGGAACTGAGAACTAATGGAATCAAACCCACTTAAGCATCATCttcaaacataatttcattaCCAGAAACTTACCAATTTTTATTGACAAAGCACCAGCTGCCTGcacatatgaaaaaaaaaattagtggaagTGGCtgtatattaaaaacaattcgcGTAAGGTTTACaaatatatccaaaaatatggattcataatttctaaaaattaaaaatgccgCTCCAATTAATTGTGTTGAATCCTGTGAATGTGGGTTTAATGTCTCAGTCCAGACTGATAAAACCCTAAGATTTCAAAAGTTTAACTTCCCTTTCAGTCTCTTTATCGGAAaccaacaataatttttaattttaacaaaaatgagATCAAAAAAACTCATTCTTTTCTATTACTTCCTTTCTCGTCAACCTAACGGAACAAGAATGTGTATCCAGTAACGCACCATTTCTTGAGACAGAGGATTGACACCGGTGAGTTCGCATTGCTTGAGAACGATGCTGCCGAGCTGGTCGACCTGACTGTTGAAAAGCTCGTTCTGCGAATCCACGAACTTCTTAAATGACGCCGTAGAGGTGCCAATGTCGATTTCCGAAATATTCTCTTTCAACACCTCCATTGACAAAGCTCCAGTTTTTGCTTCTCAATTTGGCACGATTCATGCATTTGAACCCAAACTGGATTATTAACAACCCAAAACAAGATCTATCGACATTATTCTCCGGTTCAAATTAAGGGGTTaatttagggttagggtttccaaacTCTACAGAGAATTGGGGCGAGGAGGCTCGAGGGGGTTGGATGAGATCCCACGTGAGAACTCGCACGTTCAATATTTATACTCTTTCGTGACCCGCACGTAGACCCGGTTTGGACCGCTTTACAGTGGGCGGCCGGCCCATGGGTTTAGAGTCTTAGGTAATATAATGAGtgggttttaaatatttttaaataattatttaattgtaatttattatttaagttcgCATAAtagatataaattataattaatttataattatattttgatcatGAAAAATGTcgtataaaaagaaaagaaaaaaaacatactaattaatttattgtgAAGAATACTcggaaatataaattataattattttatattttttaaaa includes:
- the LOC100249358 gene encoding homeobox protein LUMINIDEPENDENS produces the protein MEVLKENISEIDIGTSTASFKKFVDSQNELFNSQVDQLGSIVLKQCELTGVNPLSQEMAAGALSIKIGKRPRDLLNPKAVKYMQAVFSIKDAISKKESREISALFGVTVTQVREFFAGQRSRVRKVVRLSREKSVRSDVCKELQDGVLIPSDPMIPIDQAPLNSIGPSSAEEVPSCSTQAEALHGLDDSERYFLENIFTLMRKEETFSGQVELMEWILQMQNSSVLNWFLSKGGMMILATWLSQAANEEQTSVLLVILKVLCHLPLHKALPVHMSAILHSVNRLRFYRTSDISNRARVLLSRWSKMLARIQPIKTSNSAKLSSDAQREIIMKQSIGEIMGDESWKSEINIPGQALAPFCENSETVRKLEPLQALKLLPSSAEDTNRKSIRGVSSSQTRERRKVQLVEQPGQKTAGRILQPGRAVPVSHGRPMSADDIQKAKMRAQFMQSKYGKIGSSSKDKHEANSEGPSSKSSSSQTSTLLSVSKAHGRPKIEENKKPVTLPPRASNKVEASPQPKLELMETLFEKCKKVQIPWQAPPEIRFNPAWRVGTGESSKEVEVQKNRIRREKETVYEALQDIPPNPKEPWDLEMDYDDSLTPVIPIEQPPDADSAAESPIPPEPVVGPGETEKIAVAVVAPEPSSSSHAGNASSSNISSAALPDFELLSVLLKNPELVFALMNGQAGSLSSEDTVRLLDMIKANGVGSLGTLNGLGRKAEEKVEVSLPSPTPSSNPVPVPSGWRPEFAKNPFSRQGLTVNSRDMYASSPGVDFTGPARQVSMANIDITGPPPQRQLPATNLVLPPQTPAVIPPPQQPANFPPLSQQPPPSAMLPSFSLPQTTSVLPEKRLPSTVPSLHQNPPPNSSVLQSTTPEIVLNMNNFPAGGIPLPRLLAAAAPSVRVETLSNHKPGSVVMNAPERGPISYSVPQMLPRPTRPLTQQQPSSMLPPEPPHPLHHTMPMGNLGPVPDSWRGRQGLASNPLNQNNYNLPVGGALQHPPLTAPSRERNEYVFEDDFETWSPEGSPSRTPEYMLGGHNPLEPRMSSGRNYGPERLRHQHRNSSGYRDHNNKYGNRRWRDRRR